One Amaranthus tricolor cultivar Red isolate AtriRed21 chromosome 1, ASM2621246v1, whole genome shotgun sequence DNA window includes the following coding sequences:
- the LOC130821815 gene encoding uncharacterized protein LOC130821815: MKKMEIPASKKKMFYLENYLDLLQSRDFSNITADHLNKIVKIHGFKKLGPKKETKDAVRELELMNPVRSTLNEEISASNMTLNDTMKDLKALNWPETLINSITDIKVENYGRLPNPTSTKATTPSSQKVTKRSNIASFKCGPKKNDVSVRVPKRPKLASLMSTSSASGASNSTSSGSSSIA, encoded by the exons ATGAAAAAAATGGAGATCCCAGCGTCGAAGAAAAAGATGTTCTATCTCGAAAACTATCTAGATCTCCTTCAATCTCGTGATTTTTCCAACATCACTGCTGATCATCTCAATAAA ATAGTTAAAATTCACGGTTTCAAAAAACTCGGTCCAAAAAAG GAAACAAAGGATGCAGTGAGAGAATTGGAACTGATGAATCCAGTACGATCAACTTTAAATGAAGAAATTTCAGCATCAAACATGACATTGAACGACACAATGAAAGATCTCAAAGCTCTAAACTGGCCTGAGACTTTAATCAATTCAATAACTGATATCAAAGTAGAGAACTACGGTCGTCTTCCCAATCCTACTTCCACTAAAGCCACAACACCTAGCTCTCAAAAAGTAACAAAAAGGAGTAATATAGCATCGTTTAAGTGTGGTCCAAAAAAGAATGACGTATCCGTTAGGGTACCTAAGAGGCCTAAGTTAGCTTCGTTGATGAGTACTAGTTCTGCTAGCGGTGCGAGCAACAGTACTAGTTCTGGTTCTTCTTCGATTGCATAA
- the LOC130821622 gene encoding ubiquitin-conjugating enzyme E2 36, producing the protein MANSNLPRRIIKETQRLLSEPAPGISASPSEENMRYFNVMILGPTQSPYEGGVFKLELFLPEEYPMAPPKVRFLTKIYHPNIDKLGRICLDILKDKWSPALQIRTVLLSIQALLSAPNPDDPLSENVAKHWKSNEAEAVETAKEWTRLYATGA; encoded by the exons ATGGCGAACAGCAATCTTCCTCGAAGGATTATCAAG GAAACACAACGTCTGCTTAGCGAGCCAG CTCCTGGAATTAGCGCTTCTCCCTCAGAAGAGAATATGCGCTACTTCAATGTTATGATTCTTGGTCCTACTCAATCTCCTTATGAAG GGGGGGTCTTCAAGTTGGAGTTGTTTCTTCCAGAAGAGTATCCAATGGCACCTCCAAAG GTCCGCTTCTTGACTAAGATATATCATCCGAATATTGATAAG CTTGGAAGGATATGCTTAGACATCCTTAAAGATAAATGGAGTCCAGCCCTGCAGATCCGAACAGTACTACTGAG TATCCAGGCTCTTTTGAGTGCTCCCAACCCAGATGATCCACTTTCGGAGAACGTTGCAAAGCACTGGAAGAGTAATGAAGCTGAAGCAGTGGAAACAG CAAAGGAATGGACGCGCTTATATGCGACAGGTGCTTGA